In the genome of Bradyrhizobium ottawaense, the window CGTCGCCGAACGCTCGCTGTTCGGCCGGGCGCTGGCGCATGTCAAAGCCGTTGATGGCGTCTCCTTCTCGCTCGAGGCCGGCAAGACGCTGGCCCTGGTCGGCGAATCCGGTTGCGGCAAATCCACCGTCAGCCGCCTGGTGCTGCGGCTGATCGAGCCGGATGCGGGCACGATCCGGTTCGACGGCCGCGATCTTCTCTCGCTCGATCCCAATACGCTCCGCGCCTTCCGCCGCGAGGCCCAGATCATCTTTCAGGACCCCTATGCCTCGCTCAATCCGCGCATGACGGTCGGCCAGATCCTGACCGAACCGCTGGCATTGCACGATCTCGTGCCGCCTGTGCAGCGGCGCGCGCGCGTCGCGGAGTTGCTGCGGCTGGTCGGGCTGGAGCCGAGGCTGGCGCGGCGCTATCCGCACGAATTCTCCGGCGGCCAGCGCCAGCGCATCGCCATTGCTCGCGCGCTCGCGGTCGAGCCGAAGCTGATCATCTGCGACGAGCCGGTCTCGGCGCTGGACGTCTCGATCCGCTCGCAGATCCTCAATCTGCTGCGCGAGCTCCAGGACCGGCTCGGCCTCGCCTATATTTTCGTCTCGCACGACCTCGCCGTGGTCAAGCACATCGCCGACCACGTCGCGGTGATGAATCTCGGCCAGATCGTCGAGACGGCGGAGGCGGACGCGCTGTTCGCCTCGCCGCGCCACCCCTATAGCCGGGCGCTGTTGTCCGCGATCCCGCTGCCGCAGCCGAAGGTGAAGCGCGCGACCGTCCTGCTCGAGGGCGAGATCCCGAGCGCGCTCAACCCGCCTTCTGGCTGCCGCTTCCACACCCGCTGCCCGTTCGTGATCGAGCTCTGCCGCAACGAGGCGCCGGCACTTCTAGCTGACGGCACGGGCCACGCCGCCGCCTGCCACCGCACGGCGGAACTGCCGTCTGCCGACGCCATATTGCCGGCAGCCGGCGGGTTTTCGCCGGCGCTTGCAAAATTGGTCGCCGCCTTCAGCCAAAAGACGGAAGGCGCTGCCACCGCCGGGGTTGGTATACAAGGCACCGCGCCCACAACGACATAGCCGAAGCAATGGGGACTGTCCGATGAAGATGTTTCGCCTGGCCGCAACGGCCGCCGCCGTCCTGCTGTCGCTTGGAGCCGCGCAGGCCCAGACCACGCTGCGCATCGGCCTCGCCGAGGACCCTGACATCCTCGATCCCACGATGGCGCGCACCTATGTCGGCCGCATCGTGTTCTCCGCCTTCTGCGACAAGCTGTTCGACATCGACGAGAAGCTCAACATCGTGCCGCAGCTCGCGCTGTCGAGCGAAACCGCCGACGACGGCAAGGCGCTGGTCATCAAGCTGCGGCCCGGCGTGAAATTCCACGACGGCGAACCGTTCGACGCGGAAGCCGCCAAGTTCTCGCTGGAACGGCATCTGACGTTCCCCGGATCCTTCCGCAAACCCGAGCTCGCCTCGGTCGATCACATCGAAGTCGTCGATCCCCTCACGGTCAAGCTGGTGCTGAAGTCACCGTTCTCGCCGCTGCTCGCTCAGCTCACCGACCGCGCCGGGATGATGGTGTCGCCTAAGGCGGCGAAAGAGGCCGGCGACAAATTCGGCCTGCGCCCGGTCTGCGCCGGCCCGTATAAATTCGTCGAGCGCGTGCAGCAGGACCGCATCGTGTTCGAAAAGTTCGCGGACTATTGGAACAAGGACAACGTCTTCATCGACAAGATCGTGTTCCAGCCGATCGTCGATGCCACGGTGCGGCTTGCGAACTTGAAATCCGGCGGCCTCGATTTGATCGAGCGCGTGCTTGCCACCGACCTGAAGGAAGTCCGCGCGGATTCACGGCTGAAAGTCGCGACCGCCATCGAGCTCGGCTATCAGGGCATCACGCTCAACATCGGCAAGGACAAGGCCAAGGGGCCGCTCAGCCAATCCGCAAAGGTGCGGCAGGCGCTCGACCTTGCGATCGACCGCGACGCCATCAACCAGGTCGTATTCAACGGCGAGTTTCAGGTCGGCAATCAATGGGTCAACCCTGATCATCCCTACTATCAGAAATCCCTTCCGGTCCGTCCCCGCAATGTCGAGAAGGCCAAGGCGCTGCTGAAGGAAGCCGGCGCGACACCGCCGGTCAGCGTCGATTTCCTGGTGCCCAAGGGCGCGGAGACCGAGACGCCGGCGCAGGTGATCCAGTCGATGGCGGCCGAGGCTGGGTTCGACATGAAGATCCGCCTCACCGAATTCGCGACCGGGCTGAAGCAGGCCGAGGCCGGCGACTACCAGGCCTATATGCTCGCCTGGAGCGGGCGCGTCGATCCCGACGGCAACAGCTTCGTGTTCCTGCACAGCGGCGCGCCGCAGAATTACGGCGCGTGGAACAACCCGCAGGCCGACAAGGCACTGGAAGACGCGAGATCGGTCACCGATCCCGCCAAGCGCAAGGCCAGCTATGAGGCCCTGGCCAAGCTGGTCCAGGACGAAGAGCCGCTGCTGTACCTCTACCACCGCCGCATCATCATCGCGCACACGACCAAGCTCGAAGGCTACAAGCAGATGCCCGACGGCCTCGTGCGTGTCATCGGACTCAAGCTGAAGTGACGCCGCGAGAATGCTGAACTTCCTCGCCCGCCGCCTTGCGCAGATCGTGCCGACGCTGTTCTTCGTCTCGGTGCTGATCTTCTCGCTGCAGCAATTGCTGCCGGGCGATCCCGCGCTGGTGATGGCGGGCGAAGAGCGCGATCCCGCCGTGATCGAGCAGATCCGTCATCAGTACCGGCTCGATCAGCCGGTCCCGGTGCAGTACGCCTACTGGATCAAGGGCGTGCTCTCGGGCGATTTCGGCGAGTCGCTGCGCAACAAGATGCCGGTGCGCGAGCTGATCGCGCAGAAGCTGCCGGTGACGTTGCAGCTCGGCGGCATGGCGATCGTGATCGCGTTCCTGATCGGCATCCCCGCCGGCATCGTCGCGGCCGTGAAGAAGGGCTCGGCCTGGGACTACGGCGCGAACCTGTTTGCGCTGTGGGGCATCTCGACGCCGAACTTCTGGCTCGGGATCATGCTGATTTTCCTGTTCTCGATCGAGCTCGGCTGGCTGCCGGCGTCCGGCTACGTGCCGCTCACCGAGAACTGGCGCGCGAGCCTGGCGGCCACCATCATGCCGGCTTTCGTGCTCGGCAATGCCATTGCCGCGGTCCTGATGCGGCATACCCGCAGCGCCATGCTGCAGGTGCTGGAAAGCGACTACGTCCGCACCGCCCGGGCCAAGGGACTCCTGGAGCGCTCGGTGATCCTGAAGCACGCCATGCGCAACGCGCTGACGCCCGTCATCACGCTCGGCGCGCTCGAGCTCGGGACGCTGTTGTCCGGCGCAGTCCTGACCGAGCAGATCTTCTCCATCCCCGGCTTCGGCAAGCTGATCGTGGACGCCGTCTTCAACCGCGACTACGCCGTCGTGCAAGGCGTCGTGCTGGTGACGGCCACGATCTACATCACGCTGAATCTCGTTGCCGACATCGCCTATATCCTCGTCAATCCGCGGCTGCGGGGCTAGAGCATGACCGACGCCGCGCTGCCCGGCCCTCTCACGCAAGCCGACGAGCTGGATAGCCCGGCCCGCCGCGCGCGCCGGCGGCTGTTCAAGCGCAAGACGGCGATATTCGGGCTCGTCGTGCTCACGATGTTCATCGTGCTCGCCATGCTGGCCCCACTGATCGTGCCCTATGATCCCATCGCGACGAGCTGGAGCCTGGTGCGCAAGCCGCCCACCTCGGCGCACTGGTTCGGCACCGATGAGCTCGGCCGCGACATCTTCAGCCGGATCGTCTACGGCGCGCGCGCCTCGCTGCTCGCGGGCCTCATCTCGGTGGCGATCGCGCTCGGCATCGGCGTGCCGCTCGGTCTCGTCGCTGGCTATCGCGGTGGCTTCGTCGATGCGCTGATCAGCCGGATCACGGATGCGATGCTGGCCTGCCCGTTCCTGATCCTGGCGATCGCGCTGGCGGCGTTCCTCGGGCCGAGCCTCGGCAATGCCATGATTGCGATCGGCATCTCCGCAACACCGATCTTCACCCGCCTGACCCGCGGCCAGGTGCTCGTCGTCAAGGCCGAGGACTATGTCGAGGCCGCGCGCGCGCTCGGCAACCCGCCGTGGCGGATCGCGCTCTCGCATATCCTGCCGAACATCCTGCCCGCGCTGCTGGTGCAGGCGACACTGTCGATTGCCGCCGCCATCATCGCCGAAGCCGCGCTGTCGTTCCTCGGCCTCGGCCAGCAGCCGCCGGCGCCGTCCTGGGGCAGCATGCTCAACGCCGCGCAGCGCTTCCTGACCCAGGCACCGTGGATGGCGATCTGGCCGGGGCTTGCGATCTTCCTCGTGGTGCTGTCGCTGAACCTGCTCGGCGACGGCCTGCGCGACGCGCTCGACCCGCGGCAGCGCTAGATCACCGCTTCCCGCATCACGCGGCGGCAATCCATCTCGTATTCGAGATCGACCACCGGCGGGCGGGCGAAATGCCAGGTCAGGCCGGAGCGCAACGCGCCGCGGCGGACCAGTTCGTCGACGAGCGTATGGTGGAAATCGTGCACGGAATAGGCCTGCACCGCAGTGGTGTCGTTCCAGCCGAAGCCGAAAGCCGCCATCCGGCTTTCCATCTGCGACGTCGTGGTGAAGCGCACCTTCTCCCGCAGCCCCTCAGGGCTGAGGTCGCGATAGCGCACGGTGCGCTCGACATAGGTGCCGCTGCCCTCACGTGCCTCGGCGCCGCCTGATATCACGAAGGACGGCGCTTTCGAGCGGGTCGGACGCGTAAACGAGAACGCATAGAACGACGGCTCGGACGGCGGATCGATCTCGGGACAGACATTGCTGCGCGCCACCGGATTGGTGGTGCCGTCGAAGATGCCCCATTCGGACAGCGTCTTCACATAGTGCAGGTTGAACGCGCGAAAGCCCTCTTCGCTGAAGGCTGCCGGTGAACGCAGCTCGCAGGCACAGAATGCCGTCAACGGCCGCCCGGCCTCCTGGATGAATTTCGCCGCCAGCGCAAACCCTTCCGCGAGCGGGACCACACGGTCGAAGCGGACGCGTTCGATTTCGTAGCCGTCATCCGCGGCGGCGCCCGCCGAATACTGGAACACGGACGGAATGAAACGATAATTGCCGGCAGAGAAGTCACGCATCATGTCGAACCCCTATTCCAGTTGCATGCGAATGCCCTTGGCGCCGTTGAGCAGGCGCTTCAGGTGAAAGCCGGCCAGGGAATCGTCGGCGTGCATGCCGACCAGCGCGGCAAAGGCCGGCATGGCCGCGGCATCGCCGGCCTCCATCTTGGCGAAAGCCTCCGAATACAGTGCCGTTTCCGGCGCTTCGAACTTGCCCGGTGGCAGCGGCTCGAAGGCGCGCAACGGCTCGCTGCGTCCGCGCAGCATCAGCTCCCCCACGGGGCGGCCTTGAAAATTCTCGGCCGCCTCGGCGACGCTGGCGCTGACGCAAATGCGGGTGCCCAGATGCTTGTTGGCGGCCTCCAGCCGCGCCGCAATGTTGATGGAGTCCCCATAGGCGGTGTAGTCGAAGAAGCGATTGCCGCCGAAATTGCCGACCAGCGCTGGACCGGCGTGAATGCCGATGCGGGTGGCACCGAAGGACACACCCATGGCGCTCTGGCGCGCGCGAAAGTCCTGCGCCCAGGCGTCGAGCTCATGGGCGCAGGCGACCGCACGCGTGGCATAATCCGGCTGATCGCCGGGCGCATTGAAGAGCACCTGGATCGCATCGCCGATGATCTTTGCGACCGTGCCCTCATGGACGAAGACGATTTCGGTCATGCCGCCGACATACTCGTTGAGCAGCTTGCCCAACGTCTCGGGCGGCGCGCTCTCGACCAACGAGGTGAAGCCGGTAATATCGGTGAAGATGGTGGCGACATCGCGCCACTGAACTTCGATCCCCTCTCCGTCGCCGCTGGCGGCCAGACGCTTGGCGAGCTCGGGCGAGAAATGGCGCGACAGCGCGGCGTGGGCGCGCTCGGCTTCCATCTGGCGCCGCCGCACCTCGCGCAGCATCTCGATATGGCGGATGGTCTTCTCGATCGTGGCCTCCAGATCGGCGAAGTCGATCGGCTTGGTCAGGAAGTCGAACGCGCCGCGGTTCATGGCGGTGCGGATATTGCTCATGTCGCCATAGGCCGAGACGATGATGGTCGATTTCTTGTCCTCGGCCTCCTGGAGTTTCGCGAGCAGCGATAGCCCGTCCATCCTGGGCATGTTGATATCGGAGACCACCATGTCGACCTGCGGATTCTGCTCGAGCGAGGCCAGCGCCTCGAGACCGTCGCGAGCGAATATGATGGCGACCTGTCCGTCGCGGATCTGCCTGCGAAATTTTTGCAGGACCAGCGCCTCGAGATCCGGCTCGTCGTCGACGAAGAGGATGGTCGCGCTCATGCGGCTTGCTCGAGCCTCGTGTCGATCTCCTGCCGCAGCAAGGCAAAGTCGATCGGCTTGGTGAGGAGCCCGACGGCGCCGCGCTCGATCGCCTTTCGCCGCGTCTCGGCGTCGCCATAGGCCGTGATCATGATGACGGGAACGTCCGGATGCGCGGCACGCACCTTCGGCAGCATGTCGAGCCCGCTCATGCCGGGCATGTTGATGTCGGACAGGATCAGGATCAGCGAGGGATCGCGAACCTCGGCGGCCCGCTTGAGCGCATCGGGCGCGGAGGAGGCGAACTCCATCTGGAAGCGGCCGGCGCGCAGCTCGCGCCGGAATTGCTGCCGGAATAGCGCCTCGACGTCGGGCTCGTCATCGACGACCAGGATGTAAACGTTCACGACTTGCCTCCGGAAGTGCCCTCCGCCGCCATCGTACGCGGCAGGGTGATGATGAACTCGGTGAATACACCTTGCATGGTGTTCACGTCGATGGTGCCGCCGTGCTGCTTCACGACGATATCGTGGCTCATGGACAGGCCGAGCCCGGTGCCCTCGCCGACCGGCTTGGTGGTGAAGAAGGGGTTGAACATCTTCTCCTTCACCTCGGGCGGAATTCCGGTGCCATTGTCACGGATCCGGATCTCGACCCTGTCGCCGAGGTCCTTGGTTGCCGCGCTCAAGGTCGGCTCGAAGGCCTCACCCGCGCTCTCCTTGCGTTTGGCCGTGGCATAGAAGCCGTTCGAGATCAGGTTGAGGAAGACGCGCGTGATCTCCTGCGGATAGATCTCGACCATACCGGCAGCGGGATCGAACGTGCGCTGAAGCGTAACGTTGAAGGAGGGACGTTCGGCCCGCGCGCCGTGATAGGCGAGATTGAGGCTCTCCTCCACGACCGCATTGATGTCGACGGCTCGATGCTCGCCGGAACCTTCGCGCGAATGCAGCAGCATGTTCCTGACGATGGAATCGGCACGCTTGCCGTGCTGCACCACCTTCTCGAGATTGCTCCTGAGCATGCCAGTCAGCTCGTCGACCTCCTCCCTGGTCTTGCCGTCGAGCGCAGCCGATTGCAGGGCCTCCTTGAGCTCGTCGATCAGCTCGGTGGAGACCGCGGAGAAATTGTTGACGAAGTTGAGCGGATTCTTGATCTCGTGGGCGATGCCGGCGGTGAGCTGACCGAGCGAGGCAAGCTTCTCGGTCTGGATCAGGCGATCCTGGGCGGCGCGCAGATCGTCGAGGGATCGCGACAACTCTGTCGTGCGTTCCTGAACCTCCTCGAACAATCGAACATTTTCGATCGCGATAAGGGCTTGGTCTGCAAAGGTCGTGGCGAGTTCGATTTGCTTCTCGCTGAAGGGACGCACCATATGTCGCGTCAAGACGAACACGCCGATTGGCGATCCTTCTCGAAGCAGGGGGACACCGAGCATCGTACGCACATTGGACCGCCTTCGCGCGGATGAGGGTGCATAGTCCGGATCGGCCTGCACATCGGGGACGTGAACCGTCTTGGCTTCGAGCAGCGTACGCCCGACCACACTTCCCCGTTCTGGTAAAGAAGCAAAGGTCCGAAGCTTGCTTTCCTGCTCCGCATCGAGGCCGCAGCTTGCCGCCAAATAGAAAGCGCCATCGCGCGGTCGAAAGATCGTTCCCTCGTCGGCGTTACACAAGCGGGCGGCCGATCCGACGAGCGTATTCAGCACGGTTTGCAGATCGAACGCCGAGCGGCTGATGACCTTCAGCACGTCGGCGGTCGCCGTCTGCTGCTGGAGAGAGTCGCTCAATTCCGCTGTTCGCCGTTCGACCTTGTTTTCGAGATCGGCATAGGATTCCTGCAAGCGCGCGCCCATGTCGTTGAACTGGTCGGCGAGCCCTTCGAGCTCGTCGCCCGTCCGGATCGAGATGCGCTGGGAGAAGTCGCCACCGCCGATCCTTTCCGCGCCGCTGCGCAGCGCCTGGATCGGCCCGACCATGCGGCGCGCCAAAAATATCCCCGCAAGCACCGCGAAGATCGACGCCGCGAGCAGCACGATCGCAAGCCGCTGCAGCGAGGCGTAGAGCGATGCATAGGCCTCTTCGACCGGCAGCTCGACGAACATGGTCCAGTGCAACGGCTCGATCGGCGCCGATGCGGTCAAGACCTTCTGTCCCTGGATGTTGCGCGCTTCCTCGAGCGCGTTCGGCATGGTGCCGCCGGCAGCCTGGGCGGCGCGCACCTGCGCGAGGCCGGACATGTCGGTGTTGCGCAGCACGAGACTGATATCGGGATGCGCGATCAGGCGCCCTTCCGGACCGACGACATAGGCGTGCCCGTGCTGGCCGACCTTGATCTGCGAGACCACGTCCCAGATCAGCTTGAGATTGACCTCGGCAATGCTGACACCGGCATCCCTGCGCGCGCCGGCCAGGGCCAGCGTCATGTAGGGCTCGGACTCCCGGCGGAAATAGACCGGGCCGTAATAGACCTTGTGCGCGACCGCCTCGGTGAACTTCGGATCGTTGGATAGGTCGATCCCGCTCTCGATCGCGTCCATCGCCAGCCGCGAGACACGCAACCGTTCCTTGCCGGTCGAGTCCACCTGGGCAAGCTCGGTAATCCCGGGCACCTGGCGCAACAGCCGCAGCGCGTCGAACCGGCGCTGCTCGATCGAGCCCGCCGACCAGGGCAGTTGCGTGGTCCAGCCGAGCTGGCTCTCGATCTCCTTGACGAACTGGCCGATCTTGGCCGCGGCCGCCTCGGCCTGCTCATGCTGGACCCGGATCAGCGAAGCCTTGTGCTCGCGATAATAGAAGAAGACCTCGAACAGACCGTTGGCCAGCAGCGCGATGGCGACGACAGCCACGAACAGCGCGACATATTTGGTGAACAGCCGGGTCCTGATCCCTCGTCCCGTTCCCCCGCCGGCAGCGACGCCATCCGAGGCCACGCTCGGCAGCGTCCTGGCTTGCGGGGTGTCGGGATGGAGGGAAAGGCTCATCACCCGAAACCTAGCAAGAAGACGGGACCTTGTCTTTCGCAAGCGCGGGATAAGGCCCTCGCCCATCGAAACCGGCGCCCGGGCGCAACGAAAAAGGGCGGCAGCGGACCCGCCGCTGCCGCCCTCTGGATCGCTTGCGAGCCAGCGGCTTCAGGTCGGCCGCAGGGCCTTGGAGCCGAGGTCGAGCTCGTTGACCTGCTTGTTCCGCTCGGAATCGGCCGCCGCGCGATGGTCGGTCGCCAGCACCACGTAGACCGCGGGCAGCACGAACAGCGTGAACAGCGTGCCGATCGACATGCCGGCGACGACGACCAGGCCGATCGAGAAGCGGCTGGCCGCCCCCGCGCCGGTTGCGGTCAGGAGCGGGATCAGGCCGGTCACCATCGCGGCCGTCGTCATCAGGATCGGCCGCAGGCGGATGCGGGCTGACATTTCGATGGCAGAGCGGCGGTCGAGCCGCTCGTTGACCTGGAGCTCGTTGGCGAACTCCACCATCAGGATGCCGTGCTTGGTGATCAGGCCGACCAGGGTGAGCAGACCGACCTGGGTATAGATGTTCATGGTCGCCACGCCGAAGAACAGCGGGATCAGCGCACCGACGATCGCCATCGGCACCGAGATCATGATCACCAACGGGTCACGCAAGCTCTCGAACTGCGCAGCCAGCACCAGGAAGATGATGATCAGCGCGAAGCCGAAGGTGATCGCGAGCTGATTGCCTTCCTGCACGTACTGCCGGGAGTCCGCGAGATAGTCGTGGCTGAAGCCTTGCGGCAGCTTCTTGGCCTCGCTTTCGAGGAAGTCGACCGCCGCACCGACGGTCACGCCGGGCATCGGCACGGCCGAGAACGTCGCCGAATTGAGCTGGTTGTAGTGGGTCAGCGAATTCGGGGCGGTCTTGGTCTTGACTGAGACCACGGTCGACAGTGGCAGCTGCTGGCCCGTGTTGGTCGTCACGTAATAGCCACCGAGCGATTCCGGCGACAGCCGGCTGCTGCGCGGCACCTGCGGGATCACCTGATAGGAACGGCCCTCGAGATTGAAGCGGTTGATGTAGTTGCCGCCCAGCAGCACGGCCAGCGTGCTGCCGAGGTTCTGCATGTTGACGCCGAGATCCTGCGCCTTGGTACGGTCGATCGTGACCTCCACGTTCGGCTGGTTGTAGGCGAGATCGCTGTCGGAGACGATGAACATGCCGCTCTTGCGCGCAGAGTCCTTCAGCTTCTCCATCTGCTCGAAGACCGTCTGGAAACCCGCGGTGGAATTGATCACCATCTGCACCGGCAGACCGCCCGGTCCGCCCGGCAGCGGCGGCAGGTTGAACGCGAACGCCTGCACGCCCTCGATCTTGGAGAGTTCGGCCTGCACCAGCGGCTTCAGCTGGATCGCCGAACGTTTGCGCTCGTCCCAGGGCTTGAGCAGCATGCCGGCGATGCCGCCCTGCGGACCGTTGATGCCGTTCAGCACGAAGCGCAGATCGGTCTCGGGGAATTTCTCGAATTCCTTGTCGAGCTTCTCGCCATAGAAATCGACATAATCGATATTGGCGTATTTCGGCGCCTTGGTCACCGCGAACACGATGCCCTGGTCTTCTTCAGGCGCCAGCTCTTTCGAGGTGTGCATATAGAGGAAGCCGACGAGCCCGAGGATCGTGATCGCGAACAGGCCGGTAATCGCCTTGTAATCCAGCGAACGGTCGAGCCTGCGGCCGTACCATCGCGTCAGCGCGCCGAACACCTTGTTGACGAGCTTGGCGAAGCGGCCTTCTTCGGTGTTCTTGAGCAGCACCGAGCACATCATCGGCGACAGCGTCAGCGCGATCACGCCCGACACGATCACTGATCCCGCAAGCGTGAAAGCGAACTCGCGGAACAGCGAACCGGTGAGGCCGCCAAGGAAGCCGATCGGCGCGTACACCGCGGCGAGCGTGATGGTCATCGAGATGATCGGGCCGACGATTTCACGCGCCCCTTCCAGCGACGCCTGGACCGGCGTCTTGCCCTCCTCCAGATGGCGATGGATGTTCTCTACCACGACGATGGCGTCGTCGACCACGAGGCCGATCGCCAGCACCATCGCCAGCAGCGTCAGCAGGTTGAAGCTGAAGCCTAGCGCCAGCATCAGGGTGCAGACGCCGATCATCGACAGCGGAATCGTGACAACCGGAATGATGACCGAGCGGAGCGAGGCCAGGAACAGGAAGATGACCACGATCACGATGATCACGGCTTCGCCCAGCGTCTTCTCGACCTCGTCGATCGAGGACTGGATGAACTTGGTCGAATCGTAGGCAACCTTCATCTTCATCGACGGCGGCAGATTGCGCTCGAGCTCCGGGAACAGCGCGCGCACGCCCTTGACCAGAGTCAGCGGGTTGCCTTGCGGCGTCGCGTTCACGCCGATGAAGATCGCATGCTCGCCGTTGAAGGCGACGCTCGCATCCGTGCTCTGCGCGGCCAGCTCGACCGTGGCGATGTCCTCCATCCGGACGAAGCCGCCGTCCTTGGCCTTGACGATCATCTTCCGGAACTGGTTGACGTCAGTGAGGCTTGTGTTCGTGGAAATGTTGGAAACGATCAGATAGCCCTTGGTCTGCCCCGCCGCGGACTGGAAGTTGTTGGCCTGGATCGCCGCGGCGACGTCGGCCGGCGACACGTTGCGGCCCGCCATCTTCAAGGGATCGAGCCACAGCCGCATTGCAAAGGTCTGGCCGCCGAGAATGTCGGCCGAGGCGACGCCGTCGACCGTCGACAACACCGGCTGCACCACGCGCGTCAGATAATCCGAGATCGCCGAGCCCGACAGCTCTTCGGACGAAAAGCCGAGATACATCACGGCCGTGGTCTGGCCCGTGGTCTTGGTCACGATCGGGTCGTTGGATTCCTTCGGGATCAGATATTTGACCGAATTCGTCTTGGCCAGCACCTCGGTGAGCGCCTGGTTCGGATCGAAATTCAGCTTGATGTACACCTGGATCGTCGAGGTACCGAGCACCGAGGACGAGGTCATGTAGTCGACGCCTTCAGCCGAGGCGACGGCCTGCTCGATCGGCGTCGTGATGAAGCCCTGGATCAGGTCCGCGGACGCGCCGGGATAGACGGTCGTGATGTTGATGACCGTGTTCGAAAGCTTGGGATATTGCCGGATCGGCAGCACCATCGCCGCGCGCAGGCCGATCAGCAGGATCAGCAGGCTGACGACGACCGACAGGACCGGTCGCT includes:
- a CDS encoding ABC transporter ATP-binding protein — its product is MTALLEVTGLVKHFVAERSLFGRALAHVKAVDGVSFSLEAGKTLALVGESGCGKSTVSRLVLRLIEPDAGTIRFDGRDLLSLDPNTLRAFRREAQIIFQDPYASLNPRMTVGQILTEPLALHDLVPPVQRRARVAELLRLVGLEPRLARRYPHEFSGGQRQRIAIARALAVEPKLIICDEPVSALDVSIRSQILNLLRELQDRLGLAYIFVSHDLAVVKHIADHVAVMNLGQIVETAEADALFASPRHPYSRALLSAIPLPQPKVKRATVLLEGEIPSALNPPSGCRFHTRCPFVIELCRNEAPALLADGTGHAAACHRTAELPSADAILPAAGGFSPALAKLVAAFSQKTEGAATAGVGIQGTAPTTT
- a CDS encoding ABC transporter substrate-binding protein — its product is MKMFRLAATAAAVLLSLGAAQAQTTLRIGLAEDPDILDPTMARTYVGRIVFSAFCDKLFDIDEKLNIVPQLALSSETADDGKALVIKLRPGVKFHDGEPFDAEAAKFSLERHLTFPGSFRKPELASVDHIEVVDPLTVKLVLKSPFSPLLAQLTDRAGMMVSPKAAKEAGDKFGLRPVCAGPYKFVERVQQDRIVFEKFADYWNKDNVFIDKIVFQPIVDATVRLANLKSGGLDLIERVLATDLKEVRADSRLKVATAIELGYQGITLNIGKDKAKGPLSQSAKVRQALDLAIDRDAINQVVFNGEFQVGNQWVNPDHPYYQKSLPVRPRNVEKAKALLKEAGATPPVSVDFLVPKGAETETPAQVIQSMAAEAGFDMKIRLTEFATGLKQAEAGDYQAYMLAWSGRVDPDGNSFVFLHSGAPQNYGAWNNPQADKALEDARSVTDPAKRKASYEALAKLVQDEEPLLYLYHRRIIIAHTTKLEGYKQMPDGLVRVIGLKLK
- a CDS encoding ABC transporter permease, encoding MLNFLARRLAQIVPTLFFVSVLIFSLQQLLPGDPALVMAGEERDPAVIEQIRHQYRLDQPVPVQYAYWIKGVLSGDFGESLRNKMPVRELIAQKLPVTLQLGGMAIVIAFLIGIPAGIVAAVKKGSAWDYGANLFALWGISTPNFWLGIMLIFLFSIELGWLPASGYVPLTENWRASLAATIMPAFVLGNAIAAVLMRHTRSAMLQVLESDYVRTARAKGLLERSVILKHAMRNALTPVITLGALELGTLLSGAVLTEQIFSIPGFGKLIVDAVFNRDYAVVQGVVLVTATIYITLNLVADIAYILVNPRLRG
- a CDS encoding ABC transporter permease, coding for MTDAALPGPLTQADELDSPARRARRRLFKRKTAIFGLVVLTMFIVLAMLAPLIVPYDPIATSWSLVRKPPTSAHWFGTDELGRDIFSRIVYGARASLLAGLISVAIALGIGVPLGLVAGYRGGFVDALISRITDAMLACPFLILAIALAAFLGPSLGNAMIAIGISATPIFTRLTRGQVLVVKAEDYVEAARALGNPPWRIALSHILPNILPALLVQATLSIAAAIIAEAALSFLGLGQQPPAPSWGSMLNAAQRFLTQAPWMAIWPGLAIFLVVLSLNLLGDGLRDALDPRQR
- the cnbZ gene encoding 2-amino-5-chloromuconate deaminase CnbZ, with the translated sequence MMRDFSAGNYRFIPSVFQYSAGAAADDGYEIERVRFDRVVPLAEGFALAAKFIQEAGRPLTAFCACELRSPAAFSEEGFRAFNLHYVKTLSEWGIFDGTTNPVARSNVCPEIDPPSEPSFYAFSFTRPTRSKAPSFVISGGAEAREGSGTYVERTVRYRDLSPEGLREKVRFTTTSQMESRMAAFGFGWNDTTAVQAYSVHDFHHTLVDELVRRGALRSGLTWHFARPPVVDLEYEMDCRRVMREAVI
- a CDS encoding adenylate/guanylate cyclase domain-containing protein — translated: MSATILFVDDEPDLEALVLQKFRRQIRDGQVAIIFARDGLEALASLEQNPQVDMVVSDINMPRMDGLSLLAKLQEAEDKKSTIIVSAYGDMSNIRTAMNRGAFDFLTKPIDFADLEATIEKTIRHIEMLREVRRRQMEAERAHAALSRHFSPELAKRLAASGDGEGIEVQWRDVATIFTDITGFTSLVESAPPETLGKLLNEYVGGMTEIVFVHEGTVAKIIGDAIQVLFNAPGDQPDYATRAVACAHELDAWAQDFRARQSAMGVSFGATRIGIHAGPALVGNFGGNRFFDYTAYGDSINIAARLEAANKHLGTRICVSASVAEAAENFQGRPVGELMLRGRSEPLRAFEPLPPGKFEAPETALYSEAFAKMEAGDAAAMPAFAALVGMHADDSLAGFHLKRLLNGAKGIRMQLE
- a CDS encoding response regulator; this encodes MNVYILVVDDEPDVEALFRQQFRRELRAGRFQMEFASSAPDALKRAAEVRDPSLILILSDINMPGMSGLDMLPKVRAAHPDVPVIMITAYGDAETRRKAIERGAVGLLTKPIDFALLRQEIDTRLEQAA